From the genome of Impatiens glandulifera chromosome 9, dImpGla2.1, whole genome shotgun sequence, one region includes:
- the LOC124916664 gene encoding ADP-ribosylation factor-like protein 8b, which produces MGMWDALLNWLRSLFFKQEMELSLIGLQNAGKTSLVNVVATGGYSEDMIPTVGFNMRKVTKGNVTIKLWDLGGQPRFRSMWERYCRAVSAIVYVVDAADTENLNISKSELHDLLSKPSLSGIPLLVLGNKIDKSGSLSKESLTEQMGLKDITDREVCCFMISCKYSTNIDSVIDWLVKHSKSKS; this is translated from the exons CCTTTTCTTCAAGCAAGAAATGGAACTTTCCTTGATAGGACTCCAGAATGCTGGGAAGACTTCTCTTGTAAACGTTGTTGCC ACTGGCGGATACAGTGAAGACATGATCCCTACA GTTGGATTCAACATGAGGAAAGTAACTAAAGGGAATGTTACAATAAAGCTATGGGATCTTGGAGGTCAACCCAGATTTAGGAGCATGTGGGAGCGATATTGTAGAGCAGTGTCTGCTATTGT TTACGTCGTGGATGCAGCTGATACTGAGAACCTCAATATCTCAAAAAGTGAACTTCACGATCTTCTCAGCAAACCTTCTCTTAGTGGCATTCCTTTGCTTGTTCTTGGCAACAAGATTGATAAATCCGGGTCACTCTCCAAAGAATCACTTACTGAGCAGAT GGGGCTTAAGGATATTACTGACAGAGAGGTTTGCTGCTTTATGATCTCTTGCAAATACTCGACAAACATTGATTCAGTTATTGATTGGCTTGTCAAGCATTCGAAATCAAAGAGCTAA
- the LOC124914751 gene encoding GPN-loop GTPase QQT1-like, with protein MVFGQVVIGPPGSGKTTYCNGMSQFLQLIGRKVAVINLDPANDSLPYECAINIEDLIKLSDVMDEHSLGPNGGLIYCMDYLEKNIDWLESKLKPLLKDHYLIFDFPGQVELFFLHSNAKNVIDKLVKKLDLRLTALHLVDAHLCSDPGKYVSALILSLSTMVHLELPHINVLSKIDLIESYGKLAFNLEFYTDVEDLSYLQNHLDQDPRSAKYRKLTKELCDVIEGYGLVNFTTLDIQDKESVGNLVKLIDKSNGYIFAGIEASAVEFSKIAAGPLDWDYYRTAAVQEKYMKDDDEDEYPKDDDEH; from the exons ATGGTGTTTGGTCAAGTGGTAATTGGTCCACCGGGCTCTGGGAAGACTACTTATTGCAATGGCATGTCTCAGTTTCTCCAGCTTATAGGAAG GAAAGTTGCTGTTATCAATCTTGATCCTGCTAATGATTCACTACC GTATGAATGTGCCATTAATATTGAGGACCTCATTAAGCTGAGTGATGTGATGGATGAGCATTCTCTTGGTCCAAATGGAG GTCTTATCTATTGCATGGATTACTTGGAGAAGAACATCGACTGGTTAGAATCCAAGTTGAAACCTCTTTTGAAAG ATCACTATCTGATTTTTGATTTCCCTGGCCAAGTGGaattgttttttcttcattCAAATGCTAAGAACGTTATTGACAAGCTTGTAAAGAAGTTGGATCTTCGG TTAACTGCTCTTCATTTGGTAGACGCACACCTTTGTAGTGATCCTGGGAAATACGTGAGCGCATTGATTCTCTCCCTTTCAACAATGGTGCATCTGGAGCTTCCCCACATTAATGTTCTCTCTAAAATTGATCTCATTGAAAGCTACGGAAAACTTG CTTTTAATCTTGAATTCTACACTGATGTGGAAGATTTATCTTACTTGCAAAATCATCTGGATCAGGATCCACGCTCTGCTAAATACAG GAAACTAACGAAGGAGCTTTGTGATGTCATAGAAGGCTATGGTCTGGTTAATTTTACAACTTTGGATATTCAG GACAAAGAAAGTGTAGGTAACCTTGTCAAGCTTATAGACAAAAGCAATGGGTATATATTTGCAGGCATCGAGGCCAGTGCAGTTGAGTTCAGCAAAATTGCTGCTGGTCCTCTTGATTGGGATTACTACAG AACTGCTGCAGTACAGGAAAAGTACATGaaggatgatgatgaagatgagtaCCCAAAGGATGATGATGAACATTAA